Proteins encoded together in one Triticum dicoccoides isolate Atlit2015 ecotype Zavitan chromosome 7B, WEW_v2.0, whole genome shotgun sequence window:
- the LOC119339760 gene encoding putative disease resistance protein RGA1, with protein sequence MAQAVVQNSCRKLRSAIVDEAIMRLNFTGDLGEMLKQLVAIDVMIPNVEDRAEVIDPDGEINWRNWDEWQKWPPKVEATAYRVCHMLEELQEMAVPAGEKMAKMLSRPEDAVVGPNKEEVLVNMKEIKRELMMLRHELRQEKLQESVQFDDAAEGRAMLQAPAATGREEDVEKILARLSACNSGEGPIILPILGKPGVGKATVATMVFDNVRFKCYSRIWINHSGELTWLQNNIISELSLAAKEEMNGHGSDSDDEMVYITKRLHKLLNGKKVLIVLHELEQGMDSTQVIVIATVGADTVPTENFGVQPYWVRPLSEEMCCKIIKQGAVRSQTNSAQKEDLEQITPRLAKLCEGLPLIAQLFGSVLQFKEYAEWPEMQHWRAFVTGPLHQSYRSMPPNMRLCIAYCVFVLDTERAILKEDLIHQWIALDLIEPSEVFSASQLAEQYLRRLLDMSLLQTTRSSRSSRPGGLRHVAAGGSASPECPQGVAASRGAGGYGLQLATMKKCSHLLLRTDRFSVETTVQVDDRGQLEAVYAGLLQSWRPRRIQSVLELHPWWSLPSITGGHDAIPVAMGGTSPELVGYGAVPMGERVDLPSREQEHVDFPSRERCEGRRHRWRGKSNGGTQIDRVVVR encoded by the exons ATGGCCCAAGCTGTCGTGCAAAATTCATGCAGGAAACTCAGATCCGCCATTGTAGACGAGGCAATAATGCGCCTGAACTTCACCGGCGATCTGGGGGAAATGCTGAAGCAGCTGGTGGCCATCGATGTGATGATACCAAACGTCGAGGACCGGGCGGAGGTTATTGACCCGGACGGAGAGATAAATTGGCGAAATTGGGATGAATGGCAAAAATGGCCGCCCAAGGTCGAGGCCACTGCCTACAGGGTCTGCCATATGTTGGAAGAGTTGCAAGAGATGGCAGTGCCAGCAGGAGAGAAG ATGGCAAAGATGCTCAGCCGTCCTGAGGATGCAGTCGTTGGACCCAACAAGGAGGAGGTATTGGTCAATATGAAGGAGATTAAACGAGAGCTCATGATGTTGCGCCATGAATTGCGCCAGGAGAAGTTGCAGGAGTCAGTTCAGTTCGATGATGCAGCGGAGGGAAGAGCAATGCTCCAAGCACCAGCAGCTACTGGAAGGGAGGAAGACGTAGAAAAGATACTTGCTCGGCTATCTGCATGCAACTCTGGTGAAGGCCCCATCATCCTTCCCATCCTTGGGAAGCCCGGCGTCGGCAAGGCAACCGTGGCAACAATGGTGTTTGACAACGTCCGCTTCAAGTGCTATTCTCGGATATGGATCAATCACTCGGGTGAGCTTACATGGCTACAAAATAACATAATCTCTGAATTATCATTAGCCGCAAAAGAAGAGATGAACGGCCATGGTTCAGATTCAGATGATGAGATGGTCTATATAACAAAGCGCCTTCACAAGCTACTCAATGGCAAGAAGGTACTCATTGTTTTACATGAGCTAGAGC AAGGCATGGACAGTACTCAGGTGATAGTAATAGCAACAGTAGGGGCAGATACAGTGCCCACGGAAAACTTTGGAGTTCAACCATACTGGGTACGTCCTCTGAGTGAGGAGATGTGCTGCAAAATTATCAAGCAAGGCGCAGTTCGTTCTCAAACAAATTCTGCACAAAAAGAAGATTTGGAGCAGATAACACCAAGGCTTGCAAAGCTCTGTGAGGGTCTGCCGCTGATAGCTCAATTATTTGGCAGCGTGCTACAATTCAAAGAATATGCAGAATGGCCTGAGATGCAGCATTGGCGTGCCTTTGTAACCGGCCCATTGCATCAAAGCTACAGAAGTATGCCACCGAATATGAGGTTATGCATTGCTTATTGTGTCTTTGTCTTGGACACAGAGCGCGCAATACTCAAAGAGGATCTGATTCACCAATGGATTGCTCTCGATCTCATTGAGCCGTCCGAGGTGTTCTCTGCATCACAGCTTGCTGAACAATATCTCAGGAGGCTGTTGGACATGTCACTCCTTCAAACTACAAGGTCATCTCGG TCCTCACGGCCTGGAGGTTTGAGGCATGTGGCTGCTGGCGGCTCCGCCTCGCCGGAATGCCCTCAAGGCGTTGCTGCAAGCAGGGGCGCCGGTGGCTATGGGTTGCAACTTGCAACGATGAAGAAGTGCTCGCACCTTCTTTTACGCACAG ATCGGTTTTCAGTGGAAACAACGGTGCAAGTCGATGACCGCGGCCAGCTGGAGGCGGTTTATGCTGGGCTGCTGCAATCATGGCGCCCGCGCCGGATCCAATCGGTGTTAGAGCTGCATCCATGGTGGTCGCTCCCTTCGATTACTGGTGGCCATGATGCAATCCCGGTGGCCAtgggcgggacctcgccggagctcGTCGGGTACGGTGCTGTGCCAATGGGGGAGCGTGTGGATTTGCCTTCTCGCGAGCAGGAGCATGTGGATTTCCCTTCTCGCGAGCGGTGCGAGGGAAGAAGACACAGGTGGAGGGGCAAATCCAACGGGGGCACACAAATAGATCGGGTGGTTGTGCGCTGA